Proteins from a genomic interval of Microbacterium esteraromaticum:
- a CDS encoding MerR family transcriptional regulator, giving the protein MNERDTSTPLYGIAVAAELADLAGPTLRLYEKHGLLHPLRSDGGTRRYSEDDLTRLRRVTALREAGVNLAGIGKVLDLQDQNVGLQVENDALRDENAELRRALEDGSV; this is encoded by the coding sequence ATGAACGAACGCGACACGTCCACGCCGTTGTACGGCATCGCCGTGGCGGCTGAGCTGGCGGACCTGGCGGGACCGACATTGCGGCTGTACGAGAAGCACGGCTTGCTGCATCCGTTGCGCAGTGACGGCGGCACGCGGCGCTACAGCGAGGACGACCTGACCCGGTTGCGGCGAGTGACGGCCCTGCGCGAGGCGGGGGTCAATCTCGCCGGGATAGGCAAGGTGCTCGATCTTCAGGACCAAAATGTCGGTCTGCAGGTCGAGAATGACGCACTCAGGGACGAGAATGCGGAGCTGCGGCGCGCGCTGGAAGACGGATCGGTCTGA
- a CDS encoding APC family permease, producing MTSTTKTLDDGATRAASSPRKTLRLWEVVAISVGFMGPVMAMSLNGIGVAGLVGSGVPFTFLVSFAGTMLVAYAFIRLTRYITHAGSVYALAGSTLGPRAGFFGGFALLGTYLFFAVCIAGACAVFFEAMMAELGITLPAWAWVLVPIVVSVFVLVLNLRESTVTARTLLGIGFVGIAAMVVLSVVIIARVASGTAPVSTGVDFSVLLPGEAPISAVMTAAVFGFLSWAGFESGTSLGEETRNPKRVVPKALLLAVVVAGAIYVLVMFAQTIGFGTDAEGVAAFAGASSTLTTLASIYIGQWFAVLIAIFAFLVAFASLLSSTAAAARLLFALARDGFGPRAFAATNPKTGVPVHATVSVIAFTVVLAVGFGLFGASSVDVYYWFATIATLCMVVAYGMTSVGVIKHTFSRGSKIPKWEVIIPVLGIGFLAYVYFIQISGQVAPYSYFPWIAGAWCVIGLIIVLVRPSLAARIGSRISTEDLD from the coding sequence ATGACTTCGACGACGAAGACCCTGGACGACGGTGCGACCCGTGCCGCGTCCTCTCCGCGAAAGACCCTGCGCCTGTGGGAGGTAGTGGCGATATCGGTGGGCTTTATGGGCCCGGTGATGGCGATGTCGCTCAACGGCATCGGCGTAGCGGGCCTCGTCGGCTCCGGTGTGCCGTTCACCTTCCTGGTGTCGTTCGCGGGCACCATGCTCGTGGCGTACGCCTTCATCCGCCTCACCCGCTACATCACCCATGCCGGTTCGGTGTACGCGCTCGCCGGCTCCACGCTCGGCCCACGTGCCGGGTTCTTCGGCGGGTTCGCACTGCTGGGCACCTACCTCTTCTTCGCCGTGTGCATCGCTGGGGCCTGCGCGGTCTTCTTCGAGGCCATGATGGCCGAGCTCGGCATCACGCTGCCCGCTTGGGCGTGGGTGCTGGTCCCGATCGTCGTCTCGGTGTTCGTGCTCGTCCTGAACCTGCGTGAATCGACCGTCACGGCCCGTACGTTGCTCGGCATCGGCTTCGTCGGTATCGCAGCGATGGTCGTGCTGTCGGTCGTGATCATCGCCCGCGTCGCCTCGGGTACCGCGCCCGTGTCGACGGGCGTCGACTTCTCGGTGCTCCTGCCCGGCGAAGCGCCGATCAGTGCGGTGATGACCGCCGCGGTGTTCGGTTTCCTCTCGTGGGCCGGTTTCGAGTCGGGCACCTCGCTCGGTGAGGAGACCCGCAACCCGAAGCGGGTGGTCCCGAAGGCGCTGCTGCTGGCCGTGGTCGTGGCCGGAGCGATCTACGTGCTCGTCATGTTCGCGCAGACGATCGGGTTCGGTACGGATGCCGAGGGCGTCGCGGCGTTCGCCGGGGCGTCGTCGACGCTGACCACGCTCGCCTCGATCTACATCGGGCAATGGTTCGCCGTGCTCATCGCCATCTTCGCCTTCCTTGTCGCCTTCGCGTCGTTGCTCAGCTCGACCGCCGCCGCGGCACGACTGCTGTTCGCCCTCGCCCGCGACGGCTTCGGTCCGCGGGCGTTCGCCGCGACGAACCCGAAGACCGGTGTGCCCGTGCACGCGACGGTGTCCGTGATCGCGTTCACCGTGGTGCTCGCGGTCGGCTTCGGCCTGTTCGGTGCGAGCTCGGTGGACGTCTACTACTGGTTCGCGACCATCGCCACGCTCTGCATGGTCGTCGCCTACGGCATGACCTCGGTCGGCGTCATCAAGCACACCTTCTCGCGGGGGTCGAAGATCCCGAAGTGGGAGGTCATCATCCCCGTGCTCGGAATCGGCTTCCTCGCCTACGTGTACTTCATCCAGATCTCGGGTCAGGTGGCACCGTACTCGTACTTCCCGTGGATCGCGGGAGCATGGTGCGTGATCGGTCTCATCATCGTGCTGGTGCGCCCGTCGCTCGCGGCCCGCATCGGCTCGCGCATCAGCACCGAGGACCTGGACTGA
- a CDS encoding amidohydrolase family protein has protein sequence MSTENTPATVPLLDHHCHGVTLHNLDDSAFESLITESDWDAPEGTTHFDTQVGFAIRRHCAPVLGLDPFVSAEAYLARRRELGGDEVSRRLLRATGISDYFIEIGHRADEILDPTEMADAAGARAFEVVRLERLAEELVIAGCDAAGFREAYDGVLDERLRSAIGVKSIAAYRIGLDFAPERPSSEEVDEALARWIDTTGDVVRLDDPVIIRHLLWAAVDRACAIQFHIGYGDADVDLHRCDPLLLTEFLRLTRPTGTRVMLLHCYPFHREAGYLAQVFPHVYFDVGLAINYTGSRSDEIIAETLELAPFHKILFSSDAFGVAELYYLGALLFRRGLQRALDVFVERDQWPAGECARITELVAWRNARRAYRLDDRLFAVETGLVGAEGP, from the coding sequence GTGTCTACTGAGAACACGCCCGCCACCGTCCCACTCCTGGACCACCACTGCCACGGCGTCACCCTGCACAATCTCGACGACTCCGCATTCGAGTCGTTGATCACCGAGTCGGATTGGGACGCCCCGGAGGGGACGACCCACTTCGACACGCAGGTGGGCTTCGCCATCCGCCGCCACTGCGCACCCGTGCTCGGGCTGGACCCGTTCGTGTCGGCCGAGGCGTACCTGGCGCGGCGACGCGAGCTCGGCGGCGATGAGGTGAGCCGCCGGTTGCTGCGCGCCACAGGCATCAGCGACTACTTCATCGAGATCGGGCATCGTGCCGACGAGATCCTCGATCCGACGGAGATGGCGGATGCTGCGGGCGCACGCGCCTTCGAGGTTGTGCGTCTGGAGCGTCTCGCGGAGGAGCTGGTGATCGCCGGCTGTGACGCCGCCGGCTTCCGAGAGGCGTACGACGGCGTTCTCGACGAACGGCTGCGGTCGGCGATCGGCGTGAAGTCGATCGCCGCGTATCGCATCGGTCTCGACTTCGCCCCGGAGCGTCCTTCCTCCGAGGAGGTGGATGAGGCGCTGGCTCGCTGGATCGACACGACGGGTGACGTCGTCCGCCTGGATGACCCGGTGATCATCCGGCACCTGCTGTGGGCCGCGGTCGACAGGGCATGCGCGATCCAGTTCCACATCGGCTACGGCGATGCCGACGTCGACTTGCACCGCTGCGATCCGCTGCTGCTGACCGAGTTCCTCCGCCTCACCCGCCCGACCGGTACGCGGGTGATGCTGCTGCACTGCTATCCGTTCCACCGTGAGGCCGGGTACCTGGCCCAGGTGTTCCCGCATGTCTACTTCGACGTCGGGTTGGCGATCAACTACACCGGATCCCGGTCCGACGAGATCATCGCCGAGACGCTCGAGCTCGCACCGTTCCACAAGATCCTGTTCTCATCCGACGCCTTCGGTGTCGCCGAGCTGTACTACCTCGGGGCTCTGCTGTTCCGTCGGGGCCTGCAGCGCGCGCTCGACGTGTTCGTCGAGCGCGACCAGTGGCCGGCCGGTGAGTGCGCGCGCATAACCGAGCTCGTCGCCTGGCGAAACGCGCGGCGCGCGTACCGGCTCGATGATCGCCTGTTCGCGGTCGAGACCGGCCTGGTCGGGGCGGAGGGCCCGTGA
- a CDS encoding aspartate aminotransferase family protein — protein MSTTDAARLAARDESVIAGVQRLRFFPLVAETGRGSVLVEPGGRELIDLSASWTASGFGHGEASIAAAIAHAAIAPPGSSVLSGSHPDAVALAEELLDLIPSRLGAADRRVYLGHAGTDANDVAIRGCRAATGRPRILAFENGYHGGLGTAQRVSGVHVSAGVAADAAVTFLPYPDPHRPHTGDPSTVLGDVLDRADRELARGETAAVIVEPLQSDGGLIVPPKGFLAGLRALCDRHGTLLTVDEVKVGLGRTGRTHAFEHDEVVPDVVTLGKALGGGLPLSATIGPADVLDHPVASALMTTTGNPISCAAGRAVLRIVREGAATTNAAQRGAQLAGLLSDYARSRRPGAGLIDDVRGRGLSVGVELVSGDRADSDALTAKTVYRAWQLGVIAYPVRGNVIELTPPLTISADSIERAVAILTTAIDDAAQGVVSDHEIAPYQGW, from the coding sequence GTGAGCACAACGGATGCTGCGCGGCTGGCCGCCCGCGATGAATCGGTGATCGCAGGAGTCCAGCGCCTGCGGTTCTTCCCGCTGGTGGCCGAGACGGGCCGTGGATCGGTGCTCGTCGAGCCGGGAGGGCGGGAGCTGATCGACCTCAGCGCGAGCTGGACGGCATCCGGTTTCGGTCATGGTGAGGCGAGCATCGCCGCCGCCATCGCCCACGCCGCGATCGCCCCACCCGGTTCCTCGGTTCTCTCCGGCTCACATCCCGACGCCGTCGCGCTCGCCGAGGAGCTGCTGGACCTCATACCGAGCAGGCTCGGGGCGGCCGACCGGCGGGTCTATCTCGGGCACGCGGGCACGGATGCGAACGACGTCGCCATCCGCGGATGCCGAGCAGCCACGGGGCGGCCGCGCATCCTCGCGTTCGAGAACGGGTATCACGGCGGGCTCGGGACCGCTCAGCGCGTCTCGGGGGTGCACGTATCGGCGGGGGTCGCCGCGGATGCGGCGGTGACATTCCTGCCCTACCCGGATCCGCATCGACCACACACGGGGGATCCGTCGACCGTTCTCGGCGACGTGCTCGACCGCGCGGATCGGGAGCTCGCGCGCGGGGAGACGGCCGCCGTCATCGTCGAGCCGCTGCAGTCCGACGGGGGTCTCATCGTGCCGCCGAAGGGATTTCTCGCCGGCCTCCGGGCGCTGTGCGATCGCCATGGCACGCTGCTGACCGTCGACGAGGTGAAGGTGGGGCTCGGCCGTACCGGCCGCACCCATGCGTTCGAGCATGATGAGGTGGTTCCCGACGTGGTCACCCTCGGAAAGGCACTGGGCGGCGGCCTGCCGCTGTCGGCGACGATCGGCCCCGCTGACGTCCTCGATCATCCGGTCGCCTCGGCGTTGATGACGACGACCGGCAACCCGATCTCATGCGCCGCCGGGCGAGCCGTGCTGCGGATCGTGCGCGAAGGTGCCGCGACGACGAATGCGGCCCAGCGCGGGGCTCAGCTGGCGGGTCTCCTCTCGGACTACGCGCGCAGTCGTCGCCCGGGTGCGGGGCTCATCGATGACGTGCGCGGACGGGGACTCTCTGTGGGAGTCGAGCTCGTGAGCGGCGACCGTGCCGACAGCGATGCCCTCACCGCCAAGACCGTCTACCGTGCCTGGCAACTGGGTGTGATCGCCTACCCGGTGCGTGGCAACGTGATCGAACTGACACCGCCGCTCACCATCTCCGCCGACTCGATCGAGAGGGCCGTCGCGATCCTCACGACGGCGATCGACGATGCAGCGCAGGGCGTCGTCTCCGACCACGAGATCGCGCCCTATCAGGGCTGGTGA
- a CDS encoding helix-turn-helix domain-containing protein, producing the protein MSPAEADADATGIHCRLDELLAARGMTLTELSARVGVSVVNLSVLKNDRARAIRYSTLRAICDALDCEVGELLVLA; encoded by the coding sequence ATGAGCCCCGCCGAGGCAGATGCGGATGCCACGGGCATCCACTGCCGTCTCGATGAGCTCCTCGCCGCCCGGGGCATGACGCTGACCGAGCTGAGCGCTCGCGTCGGCGTCAGCGTGGTGAACCTGTCGGTGCTCAAGAACGATCGCGCCCGCGCGATCCGCTATTCGACGTTGCGGGCGATCTGCGATGCGCTCGACTGCGAGGTGGGTGAGCTGCTCGTGCTGGCGTGA
- a CDS encoding glutamine synthetase family protein, producing the protein MAAPPRSPADLPSRTEDMHTTPQSDELIFIATTDIAARTKGRSMRLADFDERTSLGWVPANLGIGSLGHIVDDIPYGSSGDLRLKPDQSSHARVDGIPGRPPLNVVFADLVNTDGSPWESCPRTFLRDTVDELREVFGITTRCSFEHEFMDVSASGDHHPFSLQAFRRAEPLGSELMSVLHRAGLEPETWLPEYGRHQYEITVAPTDPVGAADRAILVRDIVYDLFEAHGREASFAPVVAPGESGNGVHVHFGLDDADGNTLVYDPSRPGRLSELAGSFAAGIIKYGPAMAALFAPLATSYLRLAPHHWSTARAFLGLQNREALLRICPTNEIDGKDPSRQLHFEFRGGDIGANPWILLGMILRAGMQGLRERLEAPEVVEGELDLDGRHAHLAKLPRDLEQALEMLKADEVVSGWFSPAFLATFDAIKRDEFASVQARSLAEQCEVYTRVY; encoded by the coding sequence ATGGCCGCACCTCCTCGCAGCCCCGCCGACCTCCCCAGCCGAACGGAAGACATGCACACCACACCCCAGAGCGATGAACTCATCTTCATCGCGACCACCGATATCGCCGCTCGTACCAAGGGCCGTTCCATGCGGCTCGCGGACTTCGACGAGCGCACCTCTCTGGGCTGGGTCCCCGCGAACCTGGGCATTGGATCGCTCGGGCACATCGTCGATGACATCCCGTACGGATCCAGCGGCGACTTGAGGCTGAAGCCCGATCAGTCATCGCACGCGCGCGTCGACGGCATCCCGGGGCGTCCGCCGCTGAACGTCGTCTTCGCCGATCTGGTGAACACCGACGGCTCGCCGTGGGAGAGCTGCCCTCGGACGTTCCTACGCGACACGGTCGACGAGCTGCGCGAGGTTTTCGGCATCACGACCCGGTGCTCGTTCGAGCACGAGTTCATGGACGTCAGTGCGTCCGGCGACCACCATCCGTTCTCGTTGCAGGCCTTCCGCCGCGCGGAGCCACTCGGATCCGAGCTCATGTCGGTGCTGCACCGCGCCGGACTGGAGCCCGAGACCTGGCTTCCCGAGTACGGTCGCCACCAGTACGAGATCACGGTCGCGCCGACCGACCCTGTGGGTGCGGCCGATCGTGCGATCCTCGTGCGCGACATCGTGTACGACCTGTTCGAGGCGCACGGGCGCGAGGCATCGTTCGCCCCGGTCGTCGCCCCCGGCGAGAGCGGCAACGGCGTGCACGTGCACTTCGGTCTGGACGACGCCGACGGCAACACGCTCGTCTACGACCCGTCGCGCCCGGGCCGGCTCTCGGAGCTCGCCGGCAGCTTCGCTGCCGGGATCATCAAGTACGGCCCCGCGATGGCAGCGCTGTTCGCCCCGCTCGCGACCAGCTATTTGCGACTTGCACCGCACCACTGGTCGACGGCACGCGCGTTCCTGGGCCTGCAGAACCGCGAGGCGCTGCTGCGCATCTGCCCGACGAACGAGATCGACGGCAAGGACCCCAGTCGTCAGCTGCACTTCGAGTTCCGGGGCGGCGACATCGGGGCGAACCCGTGGATCCTGCTCGGCATGATCCTGCGCGCCGGCATGCAGGGACTGCGCGAACGACTTGAGGCGCCCGAGGTCGTCGAGGGCGAGCTGGATCTCGACGGACGTCACGCGCACCTCGCGAAACTGCCCCGCGACCTTGAACAGGCGCTCGAGATGCTGAAGGCCGACGAGGTCGTGTCCGGATGGTTCTCGCCGGCATTCCTCGCCACCTTCGATGCGATCAAACGCGATGAGTTCGCCTCGGTGCAGGCACGCTCGCTCGCCGAACAGTGCGAGGTGTACACCCGTGTCTACTGA
- a CDS encoding dicarboxylate/amino acid:cation symporter — protein MSSTTRAQKAPDTRGPVRKLLTSFGFQIIAALVLGIAVGLIAVATGASAENKTPLFTTLDTIGSSYVTILRAAVVPLIFTAIVASISNLRRVQNAARLAGQTLLWFAITAFISVTIGIVLGLVIQPGARAGEGLETGDPYTVGTWWNFLLGLIPQNFLGLSVGSSFDADAQIVTSNVSFNILQVIVVAVVIGIAALKAGKKAEPFLAFTESLLKVIQRVLWWIIRIAPIGTFGLIGAAVVKYGWDKLTSLAWFAGAIYLGLAIVLFVVYPILVKAHGLSIKQYFSGAWPAIQLAFVSRSSIGTLPLTERVTERNLGVPRGYASFAVPLGATTKMDGCAAIYPAIAAIFVAQFFDIELSIMQYLLIVVVSVFGSAATAGTTGAVVMLTLTLSTLGLPLEGVGLLLAIDPILDMGRTATNVAGQALVPTIVAKREGILDEELYNAPRNGLPFAEDLDDEDDEASDADDHTSTTQPATAG, from the coding sequence GTGAGCAGCACTACTCGCGCCCAGAAGGCGCCAGACACCCGAGGACCGGTCCGCAAGCTTCTGACCTCGTTCGGGTTCCAGATCATCGCCGCACTCGTGCTCGGCATCGCCGTCGGGCTCATCGCCGTCGCCACTGGTGCCAGCGCCGAGAACAAGACGCCCCTGTTCACGACGCTCGACACCATCGGCAGCTCGTACGTGACGATCCTGCGCGCCGCCGTCGTGCCGCTGATCTTCACCGCGATCGTCGCGAGCATCTCGAACCTGCGCCGCGTGCAGAACGCGGCGCGACTGGCGGGTCAGACCCTGCTGTGGTTCGCGATCACCGCCTTCATCTCGGTGACGATCGGCATCGTGCTCGGGCTCGTGATCCAGCCCGGCGCACGCGCGGGCGAAGGGCTCGAGACCGGCGACCCCTACACCGTCGGTACCTGGTGGAACTTCCTGCTCGGGCTGATCCCGCAGAACTTCCTCGGCCTGTCGGTGGGCAGCTCGTTCGACGCCGATGCCCAGATCGTCACCTCGAACGTGAGCTTCAACATCCTGCAGGTGATCGTCGTCGCCGTCGTGATCGGTATCGCCGCGCTCAAGGCCGGCAAGAAGGCCGAGCCCTTCCTGGCGTTCACCGAGTCGCTGCTGAAGGTGATCCAGCGCGTGCTGTGGTGGATCATCCGCATCGCTCCGATCGGCACCTTCGGCCTCATCGGCGCCGCGGTGGTCAAGTACGGCTGGGACAAGCTCACCTCGCTCGCCTGGTTCGCCGGCGCCATCTACCTGGGGCTGGCGATCGTCCTCTTCGTCGTCTACCCGATCCTGGTGAAGGCGCACGGCCTCTCGATCAAGCAGTACTTCTCGGGAGCCTGGCCGGCGATCCAGCTCGCTTTCGTGAGCCGCTCGTCGATCGGAACGCTGCCGCTCACCGAGCGCGTCACCGAGCGCAACCTCGGCGTGCCCCGCGGCTACGCGTCGTTCGCCGTGCCGCTGGGCGCGACGACCAAGATGGACGGCTGCGCCGCCATCTACCCGGCGATCGCCGCGATCTTCGTCGCGCAGTTCTTCGACATCGAACTCAGCATCATGCAGTACCTCCTGATCGTGGTCGTGTCGGTGTTCGGCTCGGCCGCGACCGCGGGCACCACCGGCGCCGTCGTGATGCTGACCCTGACCCTGTCGACCCTGGGTCTGCCACTCGAGGGCGTTGGACTCCTGCTCGCGATCGACCCGATCCTCGACATGGGACGCACCGCGACGAACGTCGCCGGTCAGGCCCTGGTGCCGACGATCGTCGCCAAGCGCGAGGGAATCCTCGACGAAGAGCTGTACAACGCACCGCGCAACGGCCTCCCCTTCGCCGAGGACCTCGACGACGAAGACGACGAGGCATCGGATGCCGACGATCACACGAGTACGACGCAGCCGGCTACCGCTGGCTAA
- a CDS encoding glycoside hydrolase family protein, whose protein sequence is MSNDALDLSTALAPVDAVRGVFAVDGYYVWCGTPVAADDGYYLFYSRWPHGSAGRDPDDEGLFDGFDGWLKHSEIAVARASDPHGPYTQLRTILTGSGDPTRWDRFTAHNPHVRRFGNRYYLFYVATNPGNTPEPTLSRQPSSWLRYHSGQRIGVIVADTLEELVSGRAAAPDAPLIAPDGIRTFQMAVNPSVAQTPHGDFVMMYKTWDAEQHYINVIATAPQPDGPYALQGTALQGAQQAEDPYLFFDPNRQRFYAIVKDFQPGDDRTGCLTPQFGALALVESDDARTWRPAEHPVVSLRRLRTTTGDNIDVERLERPQLLFDETGWPIALHAAISVGDPELGTQNVCIPLRPEPVGTHV, encoded by the coding sequence GTGAGCAACGATGCCCTCGATCTCTCGACCGCCCTCGCCCCTGTCGACGCCGTCCGGGGTGTGTTCGCCGTCGACGGCTACTACGTCTGGTGCGGCACGCCGGTCGCGGCCGACGATGGGTACTACCTGTTCTATTCACGGTGGCCCCATGGCTCTGCCGGGCGCGACCCCGACGACGAGGGTCTCTTCGACGGCTTCGACGGATGGTTGAAGCACTCCGAGATCGCCGTTGCCCGGGCATCCGACCCGCACGGCCCCTACACGCAGCTGCGCACGATCCTCACGGGCAGCGGCGACCCCACCCGTTGGGACCGCTTCACCGCCCACAACCCGCATGTGCGCCGGTTCGGTAACCGCTACTACCTCTTCTACGTCGCCACGAATCCGGGCAACACACCTGAGCCCACCCTGTCGCGCCAGCCCAGCTCCTGGCTGCGATACCACAGCGGTCAGCGCATCGGCGTGATCGTCGCCGACACTCTCGAAGAGCTGGTCAGCGGCCGCGCCGCGGCGCCCGATGCACCGCTGATCGCCCCCGATGGCATCCGCACTTTTCAAATGGCCGTCAATCCCTCGGTCGCGCAGACACCGCACGGCGACTTCGTGATGATGTACAAGACGTGGGATGCCGAGCAGCACTACATCAACGTCATCGCGACCGCCCCGCAGCCCGACGGCCCCTACGCCCTGCAGGGCACCGCTCTGCAGGGCGCGCAGCAGGCCGAAGACCCGTACCTCTTCTTCGATCCCAACCGGCAGCGCTTCTACGCGATCGTGAAGGACTTCCAACCCGGCGACGATCGTACCGGCTGTCTCACCCCGCAGTTCGGCGCGCTCGCCCTCGTCGAGTCCGACGACGCACGCACCTGGCGCCCTGCTGAGCATCCGGTCGTCTCGTTACGTCGCCTGCGCACGACCACCGGTGACAACATCGACGTCGAACGGCTCGAACGGCCCCAACTGCTGTTCGACGAGACCGGGTGGCCAATCGCGCTGCATGCCGCGATCAGCGTGGGCGACCCCGAACTCGGCACCCAGAACGTGTGCATCCCCCTGCGTCCCGAGCCAGTGGGCACCCACGTGTAA
- a CDS encoding M20 metallopeptidase family protein: MSPNRTPLSELATRWGDALDEELPAARELRRELHAAPCVSGQEHPARARLLAALDTSIPFEEIADAGAVGRVGPVEGPSIAVRAELDALPVTEQTGAPFAASDGAMHACGHDVHQAAVVALLRAAARVELPLGLVGLLQPREESYPSGALEMVEAGVIDRFGIAHVIGAHVHPGVRRGAVASGGGFINAAADEIEILVSGRGGHGAYPHDANDVVAAVAHIAIGIPEVVRRSVSPLRPALISIGTLTAGEGAANVLPAEARIFATMRTTDPEDRVTLFEAVREMAERTAQAYGTTAQVTRIDGEPALINDISLASGTDDWLALLGVDGAEPMRSLGADDFSYFCDAVPSLMLFVGVETAGRDPQPALHHPRFLPDDDAVDLVARALMAGYLAAAERVLGIEHHRGDQGALG; encoded by the coding sequence GTGAGCCCGAACCGTACGCCCCTGAGCGAGCTGGCGACGCGCTGGGGCGACGCGCTCGATGAGGAACTCCCGGCCGCGCGGGAACTGCGCCGAGAGCTGCACGCGGCACCGTGCGTCTCAGGACAGGAGCACCCCGCGCGGGCACGTCTGCTCGCGGCACTCGACACCAGCATCCCGTTCGAGGAGATCGCGGATGCCGGCGCGGTGGGCCGCGTCGGACCCGTCGAGGGCCCGAGCATCGCGGTGCGGGCGGAGCTCGATGCGCTGCCGGTGACAGAGCAGACCGGGGCGCCGTTCGCAGCATCCGATGGTGCCATGCACGCCTGCGGTCACGACGTCCACCAGGCGGCGGTCGTGGCGCTGTTACGCGCCGCCGCCAGGGTCGAGCTGCCCCTGGGGCTGGTCGGTCTGCTTCAGCCCCGTGAGGAGAGCTACCCCTCGGGTGCGTTGGAGATGGTCGAAGCGGGTGTCATCGACCGGTTCGGGATCGCGCACGTCATCGGTGCGCATGTGCACCCCGGGGTCCGTCGCGGCGCGGTCGCCTCGGGAGGCGGCTTCATCAACGCCGCAGCCGACGAGATCGAGATCCTCGTCAGCGGACGTGGCGGACACGGGGCATACCCGCACGACGCCAACGACGTGGTCGCCGCCGTCGCCCACATCGCGATCGGCATCCCCGAGGTGGTGCGGCGCAGCGTCAGCCCGCTGCGCCCGGCGCTGATCAGCATCGGAACACTCACCGCGGGAGAGGGAGCGGCGAACGTGCTGCCCGCAGAGGCGCGCATCTTCGCGACGATGCGCACGACCGACCCGGAGGACCGCGTCACCCTTTTCGAAGCCGTCCGCGAGATGGCGGAGCGTACGGCGCAGGCCTACGGGACCACCGCGCAGGTGACTCGGATCGACGGCGAGCCCGCCCTGATCAACGACATCTCGCTCGCGTCGGGCACAGATGACTGGCTGGCGCTGCTCGGCGTCGACGGGGCCGAGCCGATGCGTTCCCTCGGCGCGGACGACTTCTCGTACTTCTGCGACGCGGTGCCGTCGCTCATGCTGTTCGTCGGTGTCGAGACAGCCGGGCGCGACCCTCAGCCCGCGCTTCACCACCCCCGCTTCCTGCCCGACGACGACGCGGTCGACCTGGTCGCGCGCGCTCTGATGGCCGGCTATCTCGCCGCAGCCGAGCGCGTGCTCGGCATCGAGCACCACCGCGGCGACCAGGGGGCGCTCGGGTGA
- a CDS encoding MurR/RpiR family transcriptional regulator, whose amino-acid sequence MADAVQDTGVDPVGTLIRQSLDVLSSGERKVGRAILANYPIAGLGTVAELAQRAGVSPPTVVRFVTRLGFSGFPAFQKRLVRELQERLGSPLEQYDRADLNSDDGELARASRVFSGSIAATIADLPESEFDRVVALLSDPRRRVRLIGGRFSHLLADYLGAHLTLLRPGAQTIGADEFTRLTAITDTRRDDVLVVFDYRRYDAEIVRFARRCAERGADVVLFTDRWLSPAADVACAVLPAGVEAPSPFDSLVPAMAVIETVIAGVTDRLGEDGRRRLETMEDLRSGTTDHPV is encoded by the coding sequence ATGGCGGATGCTGTACAGGACACCGGCGTCGACCCGGTCGGCACGCTGATCCGTCAATCCCTCGACGTGCTCAGTTCGGGCGAGCGCAAGGTCGGCAGAGCGATCCTCGCCAACTATCCGATCGCCGGACTCGGTACGGTCGCAGAACTCGCCCAGCGCGCAGGCGTCAGCCCGCCCACGGTGGTGCGCTTCGTGACGCGGCTCGGGTTCAGTGGCTTTCCCGCGTTCCAGAAGCGTCTGGTGCGAGAGCTCCAAGAACGCCTGGGCTCCCCGCTCGAACAGTACGACCGCGCCGACCTCAACTCCGACGACGGTGAGCTCGCCCGAGCCTCGCGGGTGTTCTCGGGGAGCATCGCCGCGACGATCGCCGATCTGCCCGAGAGCGAGTTCGACCGCGTCGTCGCGCTGCTCTCCGACCCGCGGCGTCGGGTGCGCCTCATCGGCGGGCGCTTCAGCCATCTGCTCGCCGACTATCTGGGCGCGCACCTGACCCTGTTGCGTCCGGGAGCCCAGACGATCGGAGCCGACGAGTTCACCCGTCTCACCGCCATCACCGACACGCGCCGCGATGATGTGCTCGTCGTGTTCGACTACCGGCGCTACGATGCCGAGATCGTGCGGTTCGCCCGTCGTTGCGCCGAGCGCGGTGCCGACGTGGTGCTGTTCACGGACCGCTGGCTCTCTCCGGCCGCCGACGTCGCGTGCGCTGTGCTTCCGGCCGGTGTCGAGGCCCCCTCACCTTTTGACTCACTCGTGCCGGCAATGGCGGTGATCGAGACCGTGATCGCGGGTGTCACCGACCGTCTCGGGGAAGACGGCCGGCGACGGCTGGAGACGATGGAAGACCTGCGGAGCGGCACCACGGATCACCCCGTGTGA